The DNA region GGTCAGGCGCCCCGGGCCGGCCCCGAACTGGCGGGCCGATTCGAGGTAGCCCTCGTCGACGGCCCGGAAGGCGCCGAGCAGGAGCAGAGCGGCCAGCCCGAGGTGTTTCCACGCGAGCGCGGCGGCGAGGCCCGCCCAGGAGGAGGCGAACGCCGGGGCGAAGGGACTGAGGAACACCCGGAGGGCGTGGCCGACGACCACGAAGGGCACGAAGAGGGGCACCTTGAGGAGGAACTCGACCGGCCCGAAGGCCCGGACGCGAAGCCAGCCACAGGCCGGGATCGCCGCCGCGAACGTCAGGGCGGTCCCGGCGGCGGCGACTCCGACGGTGTACCCCACATCTCGGGCGTAGAGCCGCCAGACGGTACCATAGTTGGCGAGGGTCCAGGCGCCGTCGCGCGTGAAGCTCGCCACGACCGAGACCGTCAGGGGCCAGACGAACACCGCCCCCAGCACGGCCAGCGGGGGCGTGCACAGCGCGCCCCAGAGCCAGCGCTCGCCGAGCGTCAGCGAACGATCTCCTCGTAGGCCAGGGTGATGAGATCGTGGTATTCGCGGAGCGGCATCTGCCGCGAATAGCGCGCGAGGTCTTCCGCCGTCACGCCCTTGAACAGGAGCTCGCGGCTCTTCGGCGAGATCAGCGGCAGCACCTTCTCGGCGTCCACTCCCGGGTACCAGCCGAAGCGCTCGACGATCGCCTTGGCCTGGACCTGCGGGGTCG from Candidatus Methylomirabilota bacterium includes:
- a CDS encoding ABC transporter permease subunit, which produces MFVWPLTVSVVASFTRDGAWTLANYGTVWRLYARDVGYTVGVAAAGTALTFAAAIPACGWLRVRAFGPVEFLLKVPLFVPFVVVGHALRVFLSPFAPAFASSWAGLAAALAWKHLGLAALLLLGAFRAVDEGYLESARQFGAGPGRLTRDVLVPMAAPTLAVSAILIFSSMLASFSIPLMMSRGGGAQMLMIDVYYRFGQHGDFETAAALGVVAYLLAMGAALVYGRRIVR
- a CDS encoding ABC transporter substrate-binding protein, translating into EAWMGAIWIDQLVAWKNEGRMDEAVTPILPAPGLPIYPLYLVVPREAANRELATRYIDYIATPQVQAKAIVERFGWYPGVDAEKVLPLISPKSRELLFKGVTAEDLARYSRQMPLREYHDLITLAYEEIVR